The Kribbella sp. HUAS MG21 genome includes the window GATCACCAGCCTGAACGACACCCGGGTGTTCTACGTCGAGCCGGCGAAGTGGGTCGCGAAACTGCGGGCCACCGCGGCCGGCGATTCCGACGTCCTGCTGAAGACCGAGATGGAGGCCGGGCACGGCGGCCGCAGCGGCCGGTACGACGCCTGGCGGGAGATCGCGTACTCGCTCGCCTGGGAGCTGGACGTCCTCGGACTCAGCTGAACGGCCGGGAATTTCCTGCCCCGGACGTGTGTTGTGCAACACATCCGGGGCACCGGAACGACGGATTTCTGTACGGATTCTCAGGTTGTGTCCCGGAGTGTTGCGCCGAAATGGTCGGCAATGCCCCGGGACACCGGTTTCCCCGGCGGTTTTCGCTGCCGGGAACTCTCAGGGAACCTTCAGGGTGTTTACACACTGGTACCGGAATCTTGAACCCTACTCGAGCGTTGCTCTCCATGTAACGACGAAGGGAGTTTCGGTGGCTCGCACGACTCGTGTCCGCACGACGGACGACGGTATCGACGGCAAGGACAGCGTCGGTCTCTACCTCGAAGAGATCGCTCGCACGCCGCTGCTGACGGCTGAGGAAGAGGTCGAGCTCGCTGAGACGGTCGAGGCAGGACTCCTCGCGGAGCAACTGCTGGCCGAGGGGCGGGTTGGACGTAAGAAGGGCGGAGCGCCCAAATATGCCACGGAGGAGGAGCTGGAGTGGCTGGCCGCGGAGGGCCGGCGCGCGCAGCAGCGGTTCGTGACCGCGAACCTCCGGCTCGTGGTGTCGATCGCCCGCCGTTACGGGCGGTCCCAGATGCCGCTGCTGGACCTGGTCCAGGAGGGCAACACGGGGCTGATCCGGGCGGTGGAGAAGTTCGACTACCGGAAGGGTTTCAAGTTCTCGACGTACGCGACCTGGTGGGTGCGGCAGGCGATCACCCGCGGTATCGCGCAGCAGGCCCGGGTGGTCCGGCTGCCGGTGCACGTGGTGGAGCAGCTGAACCAGATCGGGTCCGCCCGGCGGACGCTGGAGCGCAAGCTCGGGCGCGAGCCGGAGATCGACGAGATCGCGGCCGAGCTGAACCTGGACGAGGAGCGGGTCACCGAACTGATCCGCATCGGCCGGGACCACATCAGCCTGAACAGCCCGGTGGACGACGAGGGTGAGACCTCGCTGGGTGACCTGATCGCGGCCGAGACCGCGCCGGGTCCGGACCAGCTGGTCGCCGACGCGTCCGACCGGTCGGGCCTGTTCAGCCTGGTCGACCAGCTCGACCCGCGGTCCGCGGACGTGATCCGCCGCCGCTACGGCCTGCACGACGGCCGCCAGGCCAAGCTGGCCGACATCGGCGCGGTGCACGGCATCTCCGCGGAGCGGGTGCGCCAGATCGAGCGTGAGGCGCTGGGCCGCCTGCGCCTGCTGGCAGACCCGACGCTGGCCGCGTAACGCAGTACGACCGAATACCCCGAAACCCCTCCAGGACCCCCGAGCCGAGACCCGGCCCGGGGGTCCTTTCGGCGCTAGCCCAG containing:
- a CDS encoding sigma-70 family RNA polymerase sigma factor translates to MARTTRVRTTDDGIDGKDSVGLYLEEIARTPLLTAEEEVELAETVEAGLLAEQLLAEGRVGRKKGGAPKYATEEELEWLAAEGRRAQQRFVTANLRLVVSIARRYGRSQMPLLDLVQEGNTGLIRAVEKFDYRKGFKFSTYATWWVRQAITRGIAQQARVVRLPVHVVEQLNQIGSARRTLERKLGREPEIDEIAAELNLDEERVTELIRIGRDHISLNSPVDDEGETSLGDLIAAETAPGPDQLVADASDRSGLFSLVDQLDPRSADVIRRRYGLHDGRQAKLADIGAVHGISAERVRQIEREALGRLRLLADPTLAA